From a region of the Thermosipho melanesiensis BI429 genome:
- the mutS gene encoding DNA mismatch repair protein MutS: protein MGNLEKLTPMMKQYMGIKEKYKDAILLFRLGDFYEAFFEDAEIISKVLNIVLTKRQNAPMAGIPYHALDNYLKKLVESGYKVAICEQMEDASQAKGIVKREVTRVITPGTIIEDELLSNDNNYLMAVIFDEKYVSAFIDVSTGELFLKSFDTFLEFVDFVKISSISQVICSKELFDKLKEEIPHLFVEELDEWYFQGYEEKIKETYGLFSIEHLEITELEKKVLGALFKYLEYTLMENKPPQKPKRLEGSKYMILDSKTVENLSLIPGEKGKNLFDILNKTKTSMGARLLKKWILQPLKEKKEILERQKLVEAFYNDHLLLNEVREYLSGVYDLERILTRLGYGKVSPKDLVSLKRSLYLVPSIKDALRTNENLVSFAQSLNEFNEVVGILEKALYDEPSNAPGDGNVIKGGYSVELDDYRNLLFHSEEKLKEFQESEREKTGIQKLRVGFNQVFGYYIEVPKGQVKNVPDYYIRKQTLVNSERYITQELKEFEEKIMSAREKVELIEKSLFEELKQKLSEYIDGLRNLAQKLSELDAISNLAMVARLYGYTKPKFTGGEFYVKNARHAVVERYVSDFVANDIYMDDRRRMYIVTGPNMSGKSTYIRQVGLIAVMAQIGSFVPADDAEIPIFDRVFTRMGARDDISTGKSTFLIEMSEVALILEKATKKSLVLLDEVGRGTSTFDGISIAWAMSEYIYNEIGCETMFATHFTELTELSDVYEGIKNLTIEVRETNNGVVFLHKVVEGIADRSYGIEVAQIAGVPDGVVERAKEILDIISQKSELEKKVRVLKEGQLKKIKSKKKIPEGQLSLFEVGDIE from the coding sequence ATGGGTAATTTGGAAAAATTAACTCCAATGATGAAGCAATATATGGGGATAAAGGAAAAATATAAAGATGCAATACTTTTATTTAGACTTGGTGATTTTTACGAAGCATTTTTTGAGGATGCGGAAATAATCTCAAAAGTGTTGAATATTGTTTTAACAAAAAGGCAAAATGCCCCCATGGCGGGGATACCGTACCATGCATTAGATAATTATTTAAAAAAACTTGTTGAAAGTGGGTATAAGGTTGCGATATGTGAACAAATGGAAGATGCATCTCAGGCAAAGGGAATAGTGAAAAGAGAAGTGACAAGGGTAATAACTCCTGGTACTATTATTGAAGATGAACTTCTTTCAAATGATAATAATTATTTAATGGCGGTAATATTTGATGAAAAATATGTTTCTGCCTTTATAGATGTTTCAACTGGTGAATTGTTTTTGAAATCTTTTGATACCTTTTTAGAGTTTGTTGATTTTGTGAAAATTTCAAGTATATCGCAAGTAATTTGTAGTAAAGAGTTGTTTGATAAATTAAAAGAAGAAATACCTCACCTTTTTGTTGAAGAACTGGATGAATGGTATTTTCAAGGCTATGAAGAAAAGATAAAAGAAACATACGGGCTTTTTTCCATTGAACATCTCGAAATAACTGAACTTGAAAAAAAGGTATTAGGTGCTTTGTTTAAGTACCTTGAATACACTTTGATGGAAAATAAACCACCACAAAAACCTAAAAGATTAGAAGGTTCAAAGTATATGATTTTAGATTCAAAAACCGTTGAAAATTTATCTCTTATTCCTGGAGAAAAAGGTAAGAATTTATTTGATATACTTAATAAAACAAAGACGTCTATGGGAGCAAGGCTTTTAAAAAAGTGGATTTTGCAACCTTTAAAAGAAAAAAAAGAGATATTGGAAAGGCAAAAGTTGGTAGAAGCGTTTTATAACGATCATCTTCTTTTAAATGAAGTAAGGGAATACTTAAGTGGTGTTTATGACTTAGAGAGGATTTTAACTAGATTAGGTTATGGAAAAGTTTCACCTAAAGATCTTGTTTCCCTGAAGAGAAGCCTGTATTTGGTTCCAAGTATAAAAGATGCTTTGAGAACTAATGAAAATCTAGTGAGTTTTGCACAGAGTTTGAATGAATTTAATGAAGTTGTAGGTATTTTGGAAAAAGCCTTGTATGATGAGCCATCAAATGCTCCAGGAGACGGTAATGTAATAAAAGGTGGGTATTCTGTTGAATTAGATGATTATCGTAATTTGTTATTTCATTCTGAGGAAAAACTCAAGGAGTTTCAAGAAAGTGAACGGGAAAAGACTGGTATTCAAAAATTAAGGGTAGGTTTTAATCAAGTCTTTGGGTATTATATTGAAGTACCAAAAGGTCAGGTGAAAAATGTTCCAGATTATTACATTAGAAAGCAAACGCTTGTGAATTCAGAAAGGTATATAACGCAAGAATTGAAGGAATTTGAGGAAAAAATAATGTCTGCTCGTGAAAAGGTAGAATTGATAGAAAAAAGTTTATTTGAAGAATTGAAACAGAAACTTTCTGAGTATATAGATGGTTTAAGAAATTTAGCACAGAAGTTATCTGAGCTAGATGCTATTTCGAACCTTGCTATGGTTGCTAGATTGTATGGATATACAAAACCCAAATTTACAGGTGGAGAGTTTTATGTGAAAAATGCTAGGCATGCTGTTGTTGAGCGGTATGTTTCAGATTTTGTGGCAAATGATATATACATGGATGATAGAAGGAGAATGTATATAGTTACAGGTCCTAATATGAGTGGGAAGAGTACGTACATTAGACAGGTAGGTTTAATAGCCGTTATGGCACAAATTGGTTCTTTTGTACCGGCGGATGATGCAGAAATTCCCATTTTTGATAGGGTATTCACACGAATGGGAGCCCGTGATGATATTTCAACTGGTAAGAGTACTTTTTTAATAGAAATGAGTGAAGTAGCTTTGATACTTGAAAAAGCTACGAAAAAAAGTTTGGTGTTATTGGATGAGGTTGGTAGAGGAACAAGTACATTTGATGGAATAAGTATTGCTTGGGCTATGAGTGAATATATATACAATGAAATAGGATGTGAAACTATGTTTGCAACTCACTTTACGGAGCTTACAGAACTTTCAGATGTTTATGAAGGAATTAAAAATTTAACAATAGAGGTAAGGGAGACAAACAATGGTGTGGTGTTTTTGCATAAGGTTGTTGAAGGAATCGCAGATAGAAGTTATGGTATAGAGGTTGCTCAAATAGCTGGTGTTCCTGATGGAGTTGTAGAACGTGCAAAAGAGATTTTAGATATAATTTCTCAAAAGAGTGAACTTGAGAAAAAAGTAAGGGTTTTAAAGGAAGGACAACTTAAGAAGATAAAGAGTAAGAAAAAAATACCAGAAGGACAACTTTCACTTTTCGAGGTGGGTGACATAGAATGA
- the pelF gene encoding GT4 family glycosyltransferase PelF, producing MIKLKVGIIFEGTYPYVVGGVSSWGHSLIKNIKDMEFCVIHVGDIPKERQFKYEFPKNVTDYFEFSLFAQYKFKNKKKIAKKFTNELSKIIKYPFDEKAMGKKLYHLFENNNSFDFTSFLKSDFYWNSIINFYQKYLPYENFPNYYWTLYSMMIPFLNAMTIDLPKCDIYHTITTGYAGISAILNGLKYNKPVVLTEHGIYHRERQLEILRSDWIKEEFKTGWIKLFNTISSIVYQGAKKITTLFKDNQKFEKEFCSDDSKMFVIPNGIDVEKFKDIKYKKEKHPFNVGLVGRVVEIKDIKTAIKAARIVKDKIKDFKLYIIGPKDEEPEYFKECYEMVELFNLKDTVEFTGMVDVKKYYENLNLLLLTSVSEGQPFVILEAFSIGIPVIATNVGACRELVYGSKEDIIGPAGIIVKPKDFKSIANAIITLYENDTFREKASEIGKKRVLLRYTLKQMIKNYKNLYLSVVK from the coding sequence GTGATTAAACTGAAAGTAGGAATAATTTTTGAAGGTACGTATCCTTACGTAGTAGGAGGAGTATCAAGTTGGGGACATTCTTTAATAAAAAACATAAAAGATATGGAATTTTGTGTAATACACGTTGGAGATATACCTAAAGAAAGGCAATTTAAATATGAATTTCCAAAAAATGTTACTGACTATTTTGAATTCTCATTATTTGCTCAATATAAATTCAAAAACAAGAAAAAAATAGCAAAAAAGTTTACCAATGAACTCAGTAAAATAATAAAATATCCATTTGACGAAAAAGCAATGGGCAAAAAACTATACCACCTTTTTGAAAACAATAACTCTTTTGATTTTACAAGTTTTCTAAAATCAGATTTCTACTGGAATTCAATAATTAACTTTTATCAAAAATATCTACCTTACGAAAATTTTCCAAACTACTATTGGACATTATATTCAATGATGATTCCATTTTTAAACGCAATGACAATAGATCTTCCAAAATGTGATATATACCATACAATAACAACAGGGTATGCAGGTATATCCGCAATATTAAATGGATTAAAATACAATAAACCAGTTGTTTTAACGGAACACGGCATATACCATAGAGAAAGACAACTTGAAATACTACGCTCTGATTGGATAAAAGAAGAATTCAAAACAGGTTGGATAAAACTATTTAATACAATAAGTTCAATTGTATATCAAGGTGCAAAGAAAATTACCACGTTATTTAAAGATAATCAAAAATTTGAAAAAGAATTCTGCAGCGATGATTCAAAAATGTTTGTAATTCCCAATGGAATAGATGTGGAAAAATTCAAAGATATAAAATACAAAAAAGAAAAACATCCCTTCAACGTTGGATTAGTTGGAAGGGTTGTTGAAATAAAAGATATAAAAACTGCAATTAAGGCTGCAAGAATAGTAAAAGACAAGATAAAAGATTTCAAATTATATATAATTGGCCCTAAAGATGAAGAACCAGAATATTTTAAAGAATGTTATGAAATGGTGGAATTATTTAATCTAAAAGACACAGTTGAGTTCACAGGCATGGTAGATGTAAAAAAATACTATGAAAATCTAAATCTTCTTTTACTAACAAGCGTTAGTGAAGGACAACCTTTTGTTATATTAGAAGCTTTTTCCATAGGTATACCCGTGATTGCAACAAACGTTGGCGCATGTAGAGAATTGGTATATGGGAGCAAAGAAGACATAATTGGTCCTGCAGGAATAATAGTTAAACCAAAAGATTTTAAATCAATTGCCAATGCTATAATAACACTTTATGAGAATGATACATTTAGAGAAAAAGCATCTGAAATCGGAAAAAAGAGAGTTCTACTAAGATATACCTTAAAGCAAATGATAAAAAATTATAAAAACCTATATCTTTCGGTGGTGAAATAA
- the tsaB gene encoding tRNA (adenosine(37)-N6)-threonylcarbamoyltransferase complex dimerization subunit type 1 TsaB, with amino-acid sequence MNIFAIDTSTPQIAVFYKTLDKLLTYSFMSKEKHTKNISALIKTLKEEINFEEIDVVGIGIGPGSLTGLRIGISFALGLGIDKKIVTVPSTKLIAANLLYCGKDIVVVRKARSGYVYGAVYTENLETKVPPFVEEIEKFKQKLEGDYFLIGDAAEFFGEKLPDVFDYPVPKMLGMFVEEEIKKKNFVDKVEPLYIQKSIAEINFEKRQRKDG; translated from the coding sequence ATGAATATCTTTGCGATTGATACTTCAACGCCGCAAATAGCAGTTTTCTATAAAACTTTGGATAAGTTGCTTACTTATTCTTTTATGTCTAAAGAAAAACATACAAAAAACATTAGTGCTTTAATTAAAACTTTAAAAGAGGAGATAAATTTTGAAGAGATAGATGTTGTTGGCATAGGGATAGGACCTGGAAGCTTGACGGGATTGAGGATAGGTATATCTTTTGCGCTCGGTCTTGGTATAGACAAAAAAATAGTTACAGTACCATCCACCAAGTTAATTGCTGCAAATTTGTTGTATTGTGGAAAAGATATTGTAGTTGTAAGAAAGGCAAGGAGTGGATATGTGTATGGTGCAGTCTATACGGAAAACTTGGAAACCAAGGTACCTCCATTTGTTGAAGAAATTGAAAAGTTTAAACAAAAATTAGAAGGTGATTATTTTTTAATAGGAGATGCTGCAGAATTTTTTGGGGAAAAATTACCAGATGTTTTTGATTATCCCGTTCCAAAGATGTTGGGAATGTTTGTTGAAGAAGAAATAAAAAAGAAAAATTTTGTTGATAAAGTAGAACCCCTTTATATACAGAAATCTATTGCGGAGATTAATTTTGAAAAGAGGCAAAGAAAGGATGGGTAA
- a CDS encoding HD-GYP domain-containing protein — protein sequence MRLSTFIWKNYIKIILLLLVISFFIIFSIYFMLSNRLNEQIESMSVTFVKNTMDIFEQTLKDFSWYFNKELENTIVEIKQNPKKAEKMLSFLFSRAPFYFKNVYMYILEYNKLDEKIKTKLKEPVDYFVFKNIAKGRFENKLYIRVEGKVYLLEMYLPIEIFNNALLSILNVKKNFDFLKSVNFCNYSGDPISEKFQRFSLKKEKLLEIFEDEKPYVQIEDGIYTIHYPWKIEGEKEIFGPLLLSITFDFSYVHEVIFYIILIVIFSILFGVVISIKFSQKVSKKISNHFEKLISNMREYRKNKVFKIEDFENCEIKEINALVYEYKYMVEEISAAFQELNAMNQELESSYVELEKLNNELEDSYLYFSTRLAKIAEGYDENTGNHIDRVGLLSAFIGGKMGLSKEFVYKLRFYAPLHDIGKIFVDRSILLKEGKLTEEEWEEMKKHTIYGAELIGDKPHFKIAKNIALCHHENWDGSGYPYGLKGEDIPIEAAIVHLVDVYDALRSERPYKKAFSHEEAMRIILEGDGRTKPEHFSPEILEIFRKYEKIIKRLWNRIYQ from the coding sequence ATGAGATTGAGTACATTTATTTGGAAAAATTATATTAAGATAATTTTATTGTTATTAGTTATTTCATTTTTTATAATTTTTTCGATTTATTTTATGTTAAGTAATAGATTAAATGAGCAGATTGAATCCATGTCAGTAACTTTTGTGAAAAACACTATGGATATATTTGAACAAACACTGAAAGATTTTAGTTGGTATTTTAATAAAGAACTTGAAAATACAATAGTTGAAATAAAACAAAATCCGAAAAAGGCCGAAAAAATGTTATCTTTCCTTTTTTCAAGGGCCCCTTTTTATTTTAAAAATGTGTATATGTATATATTGGAGTATAACAAGCTAGATGAAAAAATAAAAACCAAATTGAAAGAGCCCGTAGATTATTTTGTATTTAAAAACATAGCAAAAGGAAGGTTTGAAAATAAGTTATATATTAGAGTGGAAGGGAAAGTTTATCTTTTGGAAATGTATTTACCTATTGAAATTTTTAATAACGCGCTTTTAAGTATATTAAATGTTAAGAAAAATTTTGATTTTTTAAAATCCGTTAATTTTTGTAATTATTCTGGTGACCCAATATCAGAAAAATTTCAAAGATTTAGTTTAAAAAAGGAAAAATTATTGGAAATTTTTGAAGATGAAAAGCCCTATGTTCAAATTGAAGATGGGATATATACTATACATTATCCTTGGAAAATAGAAGGTGAAAAGGAAATTTTTGGGCCTTTGCTTTTAAGTATAACCTTTGATTTTTCTTATGTCCACGAGGTGATCTTTTACATAATTTTAATTGTTATTTTTTCAATTCTTTTTGGTGTTGTAATTTCCATTAAATTTTCTCAAAAAGTTTCAAAAAAGATTTCCAATCATTTTGAAAAGTTAATTTCAAACATGAGAGAGTATAGGAAAAACAAGGTTTTTAAAATAGAAGATTTTGAAAATTGTGAGATTAAAGAAATAAATGCTCTTGTGTATGAGTATAAATATATGGTAGAAGAAATATCAGCAGCTTTCCAAGAGTTAAATGCTATGAACCAGGAATTAGAAAGTAGTTACGTAGAATTAGAAAAACTCAATAATGAACTGGAGGATTCATACCTTTATTTTAGTACAAGGCTTGCAAAAATAGCAGAAGGTTACGATGAAAATACGGGAAATCACATAGATAGAGTGGGATTGTTATCTGCTTTTATTGGTGGAAAAATGGGGCTTTCCAAGGAGTTTGTTTACAAACTTAGATTTTACGCACCACTACATGACATTGGAAAGATTTTTGTCGATAGAAGTATTTTGTTAAAGGAAGGAAAATTAACAGAAGAGGAATGGGAAGAGATGAAAAAACACACTATTTATGGAGCAGAGTTGATAGGTGATAAACCCCATTTTAAGATTGCTAAGAATATAGCACTTTGTCATCATGAAAATTGGGATGGAAGTGGTTATCCGTATGGTTTAAAGGGCGAAGATATTCCAATAGAAGCTGCAATTGTACATCTTGTTGATGTCTATGATGCATTACGTTCAGAAAGACCGTATAAAAAAGCGTTTTCTCACGAAGAAGCTATGAGAATAATATTAGAAGGTGATGGAAGAACAAAACCTGAGCATTTTTCACCTGAGATTTTGGAGATTTTTAGAAAGTATGAAAAAATAATAAAAAGGCTTTGGAATAGAATATATCAATGA
- a CDS encoding DUF5317 family protein produces MILYIFLIAFFMSLITKRIIKVIGRSYKYFYLFPVPFILQVIPYYREILMPFSFSFLIILLLLNKHVPGFSLITIGTVLNSFAMMLYNWRMPVLKSLAEKFALPVGMRHVLVDKFNWSLFFGDWIPVVLPWKEYYIISIGDIFVYIGVFCFLLKVNKKT; encoded by the coding sequence ATGATTTTATATATTTTTTTAATTGCATTTTTCATGTCTTTGATAACAAAAAGAATAATAAAAGTAATTGGAAGAAGTTATAAATACTTTTATCTGTTTCCAGTACCTTTCATTTTGCAGGTTATTCCATACTATAGAGAGATTCTAATGCCTTTTTCTTTTTCTTTTTTGATTATTCTTTTACTTTTAAACAAGCATGTTCCAGGATTTTCACTTATAACCATAGGTACCGTTTTGAACTCATTTGCGATGATGTTATATAACTGGAGGATGCCTGTGTTAAAAAGTTTGGCGGAAAAATTTGCTCTTCCCGTTGGTATGAGGCATGTTTTGGTGGATAAATTTAATTGGAGTTTGTTTTTTGGAGATTGGATTCCCGTAGTTTTGCCGTGGAAGGAGTATTATATAATAAGTATAGGTGATATCTTTGTATATATTGGGGTCTTTTGTTTTTTGCTTAAGGTAAATAAAAAAACATGA
- a CDS encoding HD-GYP domain-containing protein: MKSLVLKMNFVTIYAFSLGAIYLLLLFLSYVKYGFDFRDINFYLMLLFYLLFEFIPVRFQTFFERKFDESKKTIDMFFSVGLIISILSTIILKITNALVLPLIVFLILRVRVLFSKEYYFFIFNVSMIGILVFVVSKFFEIFSFKNIVLSSLYVAGISAVYSIFNLIFSFLFLTFMYKDFSKKYFNMLIGDGRFYNILSTSLNAFLVYFLYRLIGISAIPVSFFTISSIQLGNYYATKYRNAKLELLMALAKSLEEKDSYTLGHGENVAKLSVEIAKELGFSDNDLKLLEIAGILHDVGKIGIPDIIISKMDKLTSEEYEIMKEHSVKGYEILKNITEYKDTVATWVLHHHERWDGNGYPGGLKEEEIPLFSRILTISDVFDAITSDRPYRRAWSRKKAIAFIKDNSDIIFDPEIVNVFLKVIGED; the protein is encoded by the coding sequence TTGAAGTCTTTAGTTTTAAAAATGAATTTTGTAACTATATATGCATTTTCATTGGGAGCGATTTATTTGCTCCTTCTTTTTCTTTCTTATGTGAAATATGGTTTTGACTTTAGGGATATAAATTTTTATTTAATGCTTCTGTTTTATCTGTTATTTGAATTTATTCCTGTAAGATTTCAGACATTTTTTGAAAGAAAATTTGATGAGAGTAAGAAAACAATTGATATGTTTTTTAGTGTAGGGTTAATTATTTCAATTCTTTCGACAATAATACTAAAAATTACGAATGCGTTGGTTTTGCCGTTAATTGTTTTTTTAATTTTAAGAGTTAGGGTTTTGTTTTCAAAAGAGTACTATTTTTTTATTTTTAATGTTTCTATGATAGGTATATTGGTTTTTGTTGTTTCAAAATTTTTTGAGATTTTTTCTTTTAAAAATATTGTTTTATCTTCTCTTTATGTGGCTGGAATTTCTGCTGTATATTCAATATTCAATTTGATATTTAGCTTTTTATTTTTGACTTTTATGTATAAAGACTTTTCAAAGAAATATTTTAATATGCTCATTGGTGATGGAAGGTTTTACAATATTCTTTCTACGAGTTTGAATGCTTTTTTAGTGTATTTTTTGTATAGGTTAATAGGAATTTCTGCTATTCCCGTTTCGTTTTTTACCATATCTAGTATTCAGCTTGGAAATTATTATGCAACAAAATATAGAAATGCAAAACTGGAGCTTTTGATGGCACTTGCTAAAAGCTTAGAAGAAAAAGATAGTTATACCTTAGGACATGGAGAAAATGTTGCAAAACTTTCTGTGGAGATAGCAAAAGAATTGGGTTTTAGTGATAATGATTTAAAGTTACTAGAAATTGCAGGTATTTTACATGATGTTGGAAAAATAGGTATTCCAGATATAATTATTTCAAAGATGGATAAGTTAACTTCAGAAGAGTATGAAATAATGAAAGAGCATTCTGTAAAAGGCTATGAAATACTGAAAAATATTACAGAATACAAAGATACTGTAGCAACATGGGTTCTTCATCACCATGAAAGATGGGATGGAAATGGTTATCCAGGTGGATTAAAAGAGGAAGAAATCCCATTGTTTTCAAGAATATTAACAATTTCAGATGTCTTTGATGCAATAACGAGTGATAGACCGTATAGAAGGGCATGGAGTAGAAAAAAAGCTATAGCATTTATTAAAGATAACTCGGATATAATCTTTGATCCCGAAATTGTTAATGTTTTTTTAAAAGTGATTGGGGAGGACTAA